One window from the genome of Streptomyces sp. NBC_00287 encodes:
- a CDS encoding putative leader peptide, translating to MPVARVSKRRERLSRSWTGRPTRTAPRPARRRPTGGEGTPPSGPEPGTIPRGQGVVSDEDTGEAPTRARTRTEGTDVTRRFRAVHLHSRPHIDLQRVAGALCCS from the coding sequence ATGCCCGTTGCCAGGGTCTCGAAGCGGCGGGAGCGGCTGTCCAGATCGTGGACTGGGCGGCCCACGCGGACGGCGCCCCGTCCAGCCCGTCGCAGGCCGACCGGCGGTGAAGGAACTCCACCCAGTGGACCGGAGCCGGGAACAATCCCGCGAGGCCAGGGCGTTGTGAGCGACGAGGACACGGGCGAGGCGCCTACGCGCGCCCGGACGAGGACGGAGGGGACGGACGTGACCCGCAGGTTCCGTGCCGTGCACCTCCACTCCCGGCCCCACATCGACCTCCAGCGCGTGGCCGGCGCGCTCTGTTGTTCCTGA
- a CDS encoding glutathione S-transferase C-terminal domain-containing protein, which translates to MSVAPLAAHSSAQHAAAFHGRIGPDARSGHYAVPRRYRLHLSTACPDGLRVAVTHSLLGLDDICPAVHLPAVPDCPDGGHTVLRPLYDASAHRYPGPALGPVLSDDWSGRIVSTHAPDIARDLARHFGGDRPQLYPCDAESEIDAVARMCAQGIEGAAQHAGSAGGDEEERAAAAEQLMETLDALEHWLAEREYVIRDHLTAADVELWVTLVQLDTVHRYHLDAAAVQRIAGHPTLWAYARRLAAHPAFGTHLDLDGIARRHHARCQGLEAAGAAVQIVDWAAHADGAPSSPSQADRR; encoded by the coding sequence ATGTCCGTCGCACCGCTGGCCGCCCACTCGTCCGCGCAGCACGCCGCCGCGTTCCACGGCCGCATCGGCCCGGACGCGCGCAGCGGCCACTACGCCGTGCCGCGCCGCTACCGGCTCCATCTGTCGACCGCCTGCCCCGACGGCCTCCGTGTCGCCGTCACCCACAGCCTGCTCGGCCTCGACGACATCTGTCCGGCGGTGCACCTGCCCGCCGTCCCCGACTGTCCCGACGGCGGGCACACCGTGCTGCGCCCGCTCTACGACGCCAGCGCCCACCGGTACCCCGGACCCGCCCTGGGCCCGGTCCTCAGCGACGACTGGTCGGGACGCATCGTCAGCACCCACGCCCCCGACATCGCCCGTGACCTGGCCCGGCACTTCGGCGGCGACCGACCGCAGCTGTACCCGTGCGACGCGGAGTCGGAGATCGACGCCGTCGCGCGCATGTGCGCGCAGGGCATCGAGGGCGCCGCGCAGCACGCCGGGTCGGCCGGTGGCGACGAGGAGGAACGCGCCGCCGCAGCCGAGCAGTTGATGGAGACCCTGGACGCGCTGGAGCACTGGCTCGCCGAACGCGAGTATGTGATCCGCGATCACCTCACCGCCGCGGACGTCGAGTTGTGGGTCACCCTGGTGCAGCTCGACACCGTGCACCGCTACCACCTGGACGCCGCCGCGGTGCAGCGCATCGCCGGGCACCCCACCCTGTGGGCCTACGCCCGCCGCCTCGCCGCCCACCCGGCTTTCGGCACCCACCTCGACCTGGACGGGATCGCACGCCGCCACCATGCCCGTTGCCAGGGTCTCGAAGCGGCGGGAGCGGCTGTCCAGATCGTGGACTGGGCGGCCCACGCGGACGGCGCCCCGTCCAGCCCGTCGCAGGCCGACCGGCGGTGA
- a CDS encoding LLM class flavin-dependent oxidoreductase, with the protein MSSTPHAPLHLAVALDGTGWHPASWREPAARPRDLFTAGYWADLVAEAERGLLDFVTFEDGLGLQSSHFLDPDERTDQIRGRLDAVLIASRVAPLTRHIGLVPTVVATHTEPFHLSKAIATLDYVSTGRAGLRVQITARPNEAAHFGRRTIDPIDSYDSPVATDLFHEAADYVEAVRRLWDSWEDDAEIRDAATGRFIDRDKLHYIDFQGRHFSVKGPSITPRPPQGQPIVTALAHQTVPYRLVARQADIGYVTPHDVDEARAIVAEIRAEQTAAGRADEPLHIFGDLVVFLDDDPATATARRERLDALAGQPYAGDARAFAGTPVQLADLLQELRRTGLTGFRLRPAVLAHDLPRITRQLVPELQRRAAFRRAYEADTLRGLLGLPRPANRYAA; encoded by the coding sequence GTGTCCTCGACACCCCATGCCCCGCTGCACCTCGCCGTCGCCCTCGACGGCACCGGCTGGCACCCCGCCTCCTGGCGTGAGCCCGCGGCCCGCCCCCGCGACCTGTTCACCGCCGGATACTGGGCCGATCTGGTCGCCGAGGCCGAGCGCGGCCTGCTCGACTTCGTGACCTTCGAGGACGGGCTCGGCCTGCAGTCCTCGCACTTTCTCGACCCGGACGAGCGCACCGACCAGATCCGCGGCCGCCTCGACGCCGTCCTCATCGCCTCCCGAGTCGCCCCGCTCACCCGGCACATAGGCCTCGTCCCGACCGTGGTCGCCACCCACACCGAGCCCTTCCACCTCTCCAAGGCCATCGCCACCCTCGACTACGTCAGCACCGGCCGGGCAGGCCTGCGCGTGCAGATCACTGCCCGCCCGAACGAGGCCGCCCACTTCGGCCGCCGCACGATCGACCCCATCGACTCCTACGACAGCCCCGTGGCCACCGACCTCTTCCACGAGGCCGCCGACTACGTGGAGGCCGTGCGCCGGCTCTGGGACAGCTGGGAGGACGACGCCGAGATCCGCGACGCCGCCACCGGCCGCTTCATCGACCGCGACAAGCTGCACTACATCGACTTCCAGGGCCGGCACTTCAGCGTCAAGGGCCCGTCCATCACCCCGCGCCCACCCCAGGGCCAGCCGATCGTCACGGCTCTGGCCCACCAGACCGTGCCCTACCGCCTGGTGGCCCGGCAGGCGGACATCGGCTACGTCACCCCGCACGACGTCGACGAGGCGCGCGCGATCGTCGCGGAGATCCGCGCCGAGCAGACAGCGGCCGGCCGCGCCGACGAGCCCCTGCACATCTTCGGCGACCTGGTGGTCTTCCTCGACGACGACCCCGCTACGGCCACGGCACGCCGCGAGCGCCTCGACGCCCTCGCGGGACAGCCGTACGCCGGCGACGCCCGCGCCTTCGCCGGGACCCCGGTCCAACTCGCCGACCTCCTCCAGGAGTTGCGGCGTACCGGGCTCACCGGCTTCCGGCTCAGGCCCGCCGTACTCGCACACGACCTGCCGCGGATCACCCGGCAGTTGGTCCCCGAACTCCAGCGCCGTGCCGCCTTCCGCCGTGCCTACGAAGCCGACACCCTGCGCGGCCTGCTGGGTCTGCCCCGCCCCGCCAACCGCTACGCCGCCTGA
- a CDS encoding putative leader peptide — MGRAEPVADRVSRTSVPSPLLTSRRHIDLLRVCSAIGPLG, encoded by the coding sequence ATGGGGCGTGCTGAGCCGGTCGCCGACCGAGTGAGCCGTACGTCCGTGCCGTCGCCCCTGCTGACCTCCCGCCGCCACATCGATCTCCTGCGCGTGTGCAGCGCGATCGGTCCCCTCGGGTAA